A window of Maioricimonas rarisocia genomic DNA:
TGGCTCCCATCGACAGCAGGCGATGCCCCCCGGTGACCGGATCCGATTCGTCCAGGTACCGCTCGAGAAACCGACGGGGGCAGTTCACCAGATCGGCGACGGCGATGATCTCGCCCATGCGGGGCCGGGGTGAGCCGGCATCGATCGAGACGCGACCTCCCCGGCCGTGAACGATCCGTGCCGCTTCCACTGCCCGATCCGGCGGCCAGCCGTCCAGATGCAGCCACCCGACATCCAGTAGTTCGGCCGCGTCAACCGGACCGTTTGCCGCTCCTCCGGAGGGCCGGCGGCAGACCACCGTCCGGCGACCCGAGCCGGCTTCGACCCAGACGTGCGCATGACCGGTCCGGCCGTCACTGCGTCGAGAGGAAGCCGGAAAGCCGATGCCGTCCTTCTGGAGCACCGACTCGATATACGTACCGTCGGCATCATCGCCCCAGCAGCCGAGAAACCGGCTGCGGAGGCCCAGCCGGGCCAGCAGCGCCAGGGCGGTGGGGACCGGCCCGCCCACCTGCCGGGCGTCGTCCGCGGCGTCCCGTTTCTCGTCAATGCGGGGCGTCTCTTCGACGATCATGATGTCGTCGACGAGGATGGTGCCCAGCCCGGCGATCTGTTCTTCCATGAAGTTGCCTCTGTCTGACGCAGCAGACCGCCTCGCGCAGGAGACCGCCAGTCCGCCGATGCCTTCTCAGAACAGCTTCGCCGCGTCTTTCGGAACGTCCTTGCGGCGGCGGCCCTGTTTCGTCGACGGAACACTCGTCAGCGGATCCTTCGCGCCATCCATCGGCTGGCCCGGCTGAACACTTTTGAGCCGCTCGAGCGCCCGCTCGGCATACTGTTCAGACAGCTCGAATCCGAGATAGCGGCGATCGAGTTTGCGGGCCACAGCGAGCGTGGTGCCGCTGCCGGTAAACGGGTCGAGGACGGTCTCCCCTTCGTTCGAGCAGGCCAGAATGATCCGTTCGAGCAGTCGCTCGGGCATCTGGCAGCCATGCCACCCCTTACGCTCCTTGAACGTGCCGTTCACCCGCGGGAAGTACCACGTGTCTTCTTCCGACTGGAAGGACTCGGGTATGTCCTGCGGCCGGAGGATCCAGGTGTCGTCGGGCAGGCGGCCCTTGGGGTTGGCCCGCTTGTCCGCATAGACGAGTTGCCGGGCGGACGGGACGCGGACCTTCGGATCATCCGCGTTGAAGGTGAATGTTTCCGGGTCCTTGACCATGTAGAGCAGGTGAGCGTGCGAGCGGCTGAATTTCGTTTTGCAGTTCACGCCGAACGTGTAGTACCAGATCACCCAGCTGCGGCAGTGCAGACCGAGTTCGCGCTGCATGAGGACTTTCAGCTCGGCCGCGAACTCGTCGCCGATCGCCAGCCAGAAGGTGCCGTCCGCCTTCAGCACGCGGACCACCTCGCTGAGCCACTCCTGGGACCAGTCGAGGTATTCTTCGGCCTTGCGGCGGTCGTCGTAGACGTCGTACTCGTAACCGATGTTGAACGGGGGATCGGCGAAGGCGAGGTCAACGCAGCCGTCCGGCAGCGTGCGCATGCCGGCGATGCAGTCCTCCTGCCGGATCTGATCGAGCTGAACGGCATCATCCATGGCGATGGGAAATCCAGAGGCTATCGGTGTGTGCGGGAGTCACGCCGCGTGCGGCCCCGGCGGACAATCGAAGCAGTATCACTCCTGCGCGCGCGCGATACAACCGAGGGAGAGGTGAGCAGCGAGTCCTGAGGTGTGCGTCTCGAGAGACGCGGCACGCTGCACCCCGGACTTGCAGGATGCGACGCACCACAAACGTCATTCAGATCACGCGAACCGAGACGAGCCGCGACCGTGAGGGAGCGAAACAAGCGACTGGGGCCGTGGCCGTGCGCCAGACGTTTCGGCGTCACATCGGCACGGAACCGGCGGTCTGATCTGGTGATCCGCCCTGCGCCCCAGCCACCCGCGCATGCAGATTGCGCACGGCTCGCAGAGCCGTGGCACCTTGGTGACCGACCTTCCCTGATCGGTTCCCGAAGAGCATACCAGCACGAAGCGCAAGCGAGTGCATGAGCCTGCACATCGGCAGACAGGAATGTCTGCCCCACGTGCCGTTCGGTGTGACTGGTCCCGGCATCCCACGGCCGGCAACAGCCGGCCCTGCCAGGGCGAGCATGACACCCGGCCTGTAGGGCTCGTCATTACCCATATTTTTGTAAGCTTTTCATGTCTTCTGTCTGTTCACAGGGAAGGAGATCTGGTTAGCAGGTCTGGACTTGGGGCATTGCCCGGTGCTCCGGCATCTCGTTTGCCCGTCTTCCCCCTCCGCTGCCATGGAACGGGGGCAGGGACTGACTGACGTGCATTGACGGCGTCACAGGAGCGTTGTCGTGCAAGGAGGTGGTCCCATGGCCATGCTGCAGCTGGAGATCAACGATTGGGCCCAGGAGAATTTTGGAGCATGTCAGTTGGGTGACGTTCGAAGAACCAGGCGGGCAGTGAAACTCGCCGCGCAAGTAGCCGCTCGCCCCGATGGCAGCACTCCCGAACAGACGGAAGCCTGGCCCGACTGCAAGGCTGCGTACCGCCTGTTTGACCGGGACGAGGTGACGTTCGATGCGCTGTGCGAACCGCACTGGGAACTGACACGCAACCGTGATGGAGGCACCTGGCTGCTGCTCGGTGACACGACCGAGATTGACTTCCGGATCCAGCGCGAGATCTCCGGACTGGGACCAACCGGTGACGGCAAGGGCCGGGGTTTCTTCCTGCACTCGTCGCTGATGATTGATGCGGACACGGGGGAGATTGCCGGGCTGGCCGGTGCGGAACTGTTTCATCGCAAACCGGCCCCCAAGGGCGAAACCCGCCGTCAACAGATGAACCGCGAACGGGAATCGGAGGTCTGGGGCCGGGTGATTGACCGTGTCGGCACGCCGCCGGAGGGAGCCCACTTTATTCACGTGTTCGATGCTGGGGCAGATAATTTTGAAGTCTTCTGTCATCTGCAGATCCAGAAGTGCGGATGGGTGATCCAAGCCGCGCACAAACATCGTCGGGTGTTCGGTCCGGAAGGGGACCGCCTGCCGCTGCAGGCGCTGATCGACCGGCAGCCGGTCAGCGGAATGTCTGAACTGTCGCTCCGATCGCGCAAACAGGCATCGGGCACCAAACAGTCGTCCCGCACAGCCCTGCTCGAAGTCCGGCATGCGCCGTTGACCATGCCGATCCCGAAGACACAGACTCCCTTCGTGCAGCAGTGCGGGATCAAACGGATACCGATGTGGGTGATCGACATCCGGGAAGTGGATGCACCGGCCGACGTGAAAGAACCGCTGCACTGGGTGCTGCTGACCTCCGAACCGGTGCAGAGCTTCGACGATGCGCGGACCGTGATCGGCTGGTATGAGAAACGGCCGGTGATTGAGGACTATCACAAGTGCCTGAAAACGGGCTGTCGCGTGGAAGAACGGCAGTACGAGACCAGTGAGCGTCTGGAAGCCGTGACGGGCATGCTGAGCGTGGTCGCCATACGTTTGCTGCAGCTGAAGTATGTGGCGCGGTCCGAACCGAACGTCCCCGCGAAACGGGTTGTTCCGCCGACATGGCTGGAGATGCTGCAGGCCGTCCAGCGAGGCAAACGACAGATCAGGACGGTCCGCGACTTCTTTCGTTCGCTGGCCATGCTTGGCGGATTCCTCGGTCGCAAATCGGACGGTGAGCCGGGCTGGATCACCATCTGGCGCGGTATGAACAAGCTCCTGATGTACCTCCGCGGGGCCGCCGCCATCGGCCGTAGATATGGGTAATGACGAGGCCTGTAGGGTGCTGTCGCAGGATGCGACGCACCACAAACGTCATTCGATTCGCACCCGCCGACACGAGCCGCGACCGCGAGGGAGCGATAATCCCGGCTGCTACCCCTTCAGCAGCGACGGATCGGCTCCGATCGTTCCGCTCAGCTCCTCGAGGTACGTCGGGGCGGAGACGCGGGACAGTTCCGCTTCCGCCAGTTCCCGCCGGCGAAGCAGATCGGTGCGGAAGTCCGACTCCAGATCCGGCTCCTGCTCGAGATACTCGTCCAGCGTCGCCAGGTGACGACGCCAGAGCGCCTGGTCCTGATGCTGCTTGGTATGCAGCCGCTGCTCGTACCAGTCGCTGCTGAGCAACGCCTCGCGGGTGAACAACTGCCGGATCTCCGGATCGAGTTCCGTTTTCCCCTCGTAGCTGCCGTGGGCCATGATGTGCAGCAGCGCCTTCAGCGGCGGGCAGGCGTCTTCGACCGAGCCGTCTGCGAAGTACTGCCTGGCAACCCGCTCGTGGGCCTCGCAGATGTACTTCACGCCGTCGACGAACGACTCCATGTCCTGCGTTTCCGGGGCGAGAATGGAGCGGTCAAAGACCTTGTCGGGATTGTCGAACACGCGTCCGAAGAACCGCCGGATGAACCGCTGATTGATCCGGTAGCCGAGGCGATGGGCCGGGACCGTCTCGCCACCCTGCTCGATGTCCTTGACCGGCTCGAGCAGCTTGTGACGAATGAGATACGTCGGGTCACGTTCCTCGGGCGACATCCGTGACCAGACCTCCGGCACGAGCAGGCTGATGTCGTGATCGAAGCGGTTGTTCGGCCCGACATGCCCGGCCGCGGTCGAGTAGCCGGCCAGTCCGGTGAGAATCATGCTGACCAGCGTGCCGTTCAGGTCGACGATTGTCGGCAGTGCATTGAACGGTCCCTTCGTGAGTGCTCCTTCACTTCCGGCTCCGGTCGTCGAAGGGCTCTTGCCGGTCAGCGAGCTGACGTAATCCATGAACAGCTCGGGCAGCTCCTGGTAGTGGATCGGATTGTAGACCGCCAGGCTGCGGATGCCCCGTTCGGTTTCGGGTGGATTGTTGCGACGGCCGGACAGGACGGCGTTGACCGGCATGTGCACCGGCTGGTCCGCCGGAATCTTGCGGAATAGCCGCACGCCCATCTCGGCCACGTACCGGGGCATCGGGTCCACGACGTCGGGCCGGTCCTGCAGATAACGGGGATTCTTGGTCCGCTCTCCGCCGATCCGTCGCGGGTTGTCCGAACAGACGACGTAGCTGGGATCATCGTCCTTCAGCGAAAGCAGAAGCTGCTTGACCGGGTCGGTGAACGAGTCGAAGTCCACCACCTTCGTCATCATGTCGTCGATCTCGGCACGCGTGAGCGGCTCGAAGTTCGAGACGAAGTTCACATCCCGCCGGGCCAGGTCTGCTTCCGCCTGCTTGTCGAAGCCACGATGAATCGCGTCATCCGGTCGCTGGAA
This region includes:
- a CDS encoding carbohydrate kinase family protein; translated protein: MEEQIAGLGTILVDDIMIVEETPRIDEKRDAADDARQVGGPVPTALALLARLGLRSRFLGCWGDDADGTYIESVLQKDGIGFPASSRRSDGRTGHAHVWVEAGSGRRTVVCRRPSGGAANGPVDAAELLDVGWLHLDGWPPDRAVEAARIVHGRGGRVSIDAGSPRPRMGEIIAVADLVNCPRRFLERYLDESDPVTGGHRLLSMGARCVTVTDGAEGAWLIDRSAAWHCPALPLDRITDTNGAGDVFCGGLLYGCLVGWEPPERLRFACAAAGLKCRERGNRAALPGLADVTSAMERLTVQPLSAS
- a CDS encoding DNA-methyltransferase, which produces MDDAVQLDQIRQEDCIAGMRTLPDGCVDLAFADPPFNIGYEYDVYDDRRKAEEYLDWSQEWLSEVVRVLKADGTFWLAIGDEFAAELKVLMQRELGLHCRSWVIWYYTFGVNCKTKFSRSHAHLLYMVKDPETFTFNADDPKVRVPSARQLVYADKRANPKGRLPDDTWILRPQDIPESFQSEEDTWYFPRVNGTFKERKGWHGCQMPERLLERIILACSNEGETVLDPFTGSGTTLAVARKLDRRYLGFELSEQYAERALERLKSVQPGQPMDGAKDPLTSVPSTKQGRRRKDVPKDAAKLF
- a CDS encoding IS4 family transposase; this translates as MAMLQLEINDWAQENFGACQLGDVRRTRRAVKLAAQVAARPDGSTPEQTEAWPDCKAAYRLFDRDEVTFDALCEPHWELTRNRDGGTWLLLGDTTEIDFRIQREISGLGPTGDGKGRGFFLHSSLMIDADTGEIAGLAGAELFHRKPAPKGETRRQQMNRERESEVWGRVIDRVGTPPEGAHFIHVFDAGADNFEVFCHLQIQKCGWVIQAAHKHRRVFGPEGDRLPLQALIDRQPVSGMSELSLRSRKQASGTKQSSRTALLEVRHAPLTMPIPKTQTPFVQQCGIKRIPMWVIDIREVDAPADVKEPLHWVLLTSEPVQSFDDARTVIGWYEKRPVIEDYHKCLKTGCRVEERQYETSERLEAVTGMLSVVAIRLLQLKYVARSEPNVPAKRVVPPTWLEMLQAVQRGKRQIRTVRDFFRSLAMLGGFLGRKSDGEPGWITIWRGMNKLLMYLRGAAAIGRRYG